In the Streptomyces fradiae ATCC 10745 = DSM 40063 genome, CGGGCCACCGCCCGCCTCCCCCCTTCCCCCCTTCCCCTTCCGCCCCCGCCCCCGAGGAGCACCCCCATGCCCAGAGCCGGCGCCCACCCCGCCCGCCCCGCCCGCCCCGCCCGTGCCCGTACGGGTGCCGGGCGCGCCGTCCGGGCCGCGACCGCCGTCGCCACCGCCCTCGGCGTGCTGGCCCTCGGCGGCTGCGGCGCCGCCGAGACCGGCAGGTCCCAGCAGGCCGGCAACGGCGGCAACACCGTCACCCTGACCGTCCCCTCCTGGGTCGGCGCCCAGGCGAACGCGGCCGTCGCCGCGTACCTCCTGGAGAACGAGCTCGACTACGAGGTCAGGACGAAGCAGCTCGGCGAGGTCCTGGCCTGGGACGCCCTGTCCAAGGGCGACGTCGACGCGATCCTGGAGGACTGGGGCCACCCCAAGGAGGAGAAGCGGTACGTCGAGGAGAAGAAGACCGTCGTCAGCGGCGGCGACCTCGGCGTGACCGGCCACATCGGCTGGTACGTCCCGAAGTACTTCGCCGACGCCCACCCGGACGTGACGGACTGGAAGAACCTCGACAGGTACGCGAAGGACTTCGCGACCGCCGAGAGCGGCGGCAAGGGCCAGATCCTGGAGGGCTCGCCCGACTACGTCACCCACGACGACGCGATCATCAAGAACCTCGGGCTCGACCTGAAGACCACGTACGCGGGCTCCGAGGCGGCGCAGATCACCGCGATCAGGAAGTACGCCGAGGAGAAAAAGCCGTTCCTCACCTACTGGTGGACCCCGCAGTGGCTGAACGCCCAGGTCGACCTGGTGGAGGTGAAGCTGCCCGCGTACGAGGAGGGCTGCGACGCCGTCCCGGAGAAGGTCGCCTGCGGCTACCCGGAGACACCGCTGCGGAAGTACCTGAACGCGGACTTCGCGAAGAACGGCGGTGAGGCCGCCGAGTTCCTGAAGAACTTCACGTGGACCACCGAGCAGCAGAACGAGGTCGCGCTGATGATCGCCGACCGGAAGCTCTCGCCGGAGGCGGCGGCGGAGAAGTGGGTCAAGGACAACGAGGCCACCTGGAAGGCGTGGCTCCCCAGGTGACCCCGTGACGGCCCCCGCCCGGCGCCGCCCGGCCCGGCCGTTTCAGCCGGTGACGGTCCCGTCCTCCCGCAGCGCGGCCGCGATGTCCCGCAGGGCGCGCGTCGCCCGGCGGTGCAGGTGCGGTCCGTACGTGACCCGGGAGGCGCCCAGCCGCCCCAGCTCGGCCGGCGCCGGGCCGCCTGGCGCGGCGAGGGCGTTGAGCGGCACGTCCACCTCCGCGCGCAGCACCGGCAGTACCTCCGGCGGCGCCTTCAGCGGGTACACGCCGTCCGCGCCCGCCGCCGCGTACAGGCGGGCGCGGCGCACCGTCTCCGCCACGTCCCCCGCGCCCCGCACGTACGTGTCCACGCGGGCGTTGAGGAAGACCTCCCCGCCGACGGCGGCGCGGAACTCCGCCAGCCACCGCGCGTGCGCCCCGGCGTCCCGCAGCCCGTCCGCGTCGCCGTCCTCCAGGTTCACCCCGGCGACCCCGATGTCGAGGACGCGGGCCGCCAGCTCCCTCGCAGGCAGCCCGTAGCCGCCCTCCAGATCGGCCGAGACGGGCACGTCCACGGCGCGGACGATCCGGGCCACCGCGGCGAACATCTCGCCGGCGGGCGTGCGCCCGTCCTCGTACCCCAGCGACGCCGCCACCCCCGCGGACGGCGTCGCCAGCGCCGGGAACCCGGCCTCGGCGAGGACACGGGCGCTCGCCGCGTCCCACGGGCCGGGCAGGACCAGCGGGTCCCCGGGCGCCCGGCCGTGGTGCAGCGCCCGGAACACCCGGCCGGGCCCCGCACCGGCTCCGGCAGCGCCGGGCCCCGGCGCCGCGCCCGCCCGGGTCACGCGTTGTGGCCCTTGAACTGGCCCGGTGTGTAGTGGCCGGGGACCGAGCGGCACGTCACGGCGATCCGGTTCCACGAGTTGATCACGATGATCGCGGAGATCAGGTGGGCCAGCTCGGCCGGGTCGAAGTGGGCCGCCGCCCGCTCGAAGACCTCGTCCGGGACGAAGCCCTCCGTCAGGAGCGTGACCGACTCGGCCAGTTCGAGGGCGGCCAGCTCCTTCTCGGTGTAGAAGTGCCGCGACTCCCGCCAGGCGCTGAGCTGCACGATCCGCGCCACGTCCTCACCGGCGGCCAGCGCGTCCCTGGTGTGCATGTCCAGGCAGAAGGCGCAGTTGTTGATCTGCGAGCTGCGGATCTTGACCAGCTCGACCAGCACCGGGTCGAGGCCCTGGTGGGCGGCGGCGTCCAGCCGGACCATCGCCCGGTACACCTCGGGGGCCAGCTCCGCCAGATTGAGCCGGGCCGGGTGCTCGGGGGCGTAGCCGCCGGTCGCGGGGGCGGCGCCCGCGTGGCTGTCCTCGGGGGTGGCGTCCCGCTGGTCCTGCTGCGTGTTCGTCGTCGTCATGTCCTCGACGCTACGCCGGTGTTGGCGCCCCGGTATGGTCCACTTCCATGACGGAATCGCGGGCCATTTCCGCTGCGTTCGGCGGCGTCGACCTCCATCTGGACATCCGGGGCTCCGGGGTGCGCGCCGGGCTGATGGGCGCCCTGCGCGACGCCGTGCGGACCGGGCGCCTCGCCCCCGGCACCCGGCTGCCGTCCTCCCGTACGCTCGCCGCCGACCTGGGCGTCGCCCGCAACACCGTCGCCGACGCCTACGCCGAACTGGTCGCCGAGGGGTGGCTCACCGCCCGCCAGGGTTCCGGGACCCGTGTGGCGCCCCGCGCCGCCGCCGCGCCCGCCCGGCGCCCCGCGTCCGCCGCCGCCCTGCCGTGGCAGCGCGCCCGCCCCCGCCCCGGCCGGCCCCTGCACACCCTCCACCCCGGCACGCCCGACCTCGCCTCCTTCCCCCGCTCCGACTGGCTCAAGGCCGCCCGCCGCGCCCTGCTGAACGCCCCGCACGAGGCGTTCGGCTACGGCGACCCGCGCGGCCGGCCCGAGCTGCGCGCCGCCCTCGCCGAGTACCTGGCCCGCTCGCGCGGCGTGCACGCCGAACCTGACCGGATCGTGGTCTGCTCCGGCTTCGCCCAGGCGCTCATGCTGCTCGCCACCGTCCTGCGGGGCCGCCGCGTCCGGGAGGTCGCGGTCGAGTCGTACGGGCTCGACGTGCACTGGGGCGCCCTCACCGCCGCCGGGCTGCGCACCCCGGCGCTGCCGCTCGACGGGGACGGCACCCGCGTCGAGGCGCTCACCGCCGGGGGCGGGCCCCGCCCCGGCGCGGTACTGATCACGCCCGCCCACCAGTTCCCGCTGGGCGGCGCCCTCGCGCCGGAGCGGCGCAGCGCGCTGGTCGACTGGGCCCGCACGTCCGGCGGGCTGGTGCTGGAGGACGACTACGACGGCGAGTTCCGGTACGACCGGCAGCCCGTCGGCGCCCTCCAGAGCCTCGACCCCGAGCGGGTCGCGTACCTGGGCACCGCCAGCAAGTCCCTCGCGCCCGGCCTGCGGCTCGGCTGGATGGTCCCGCCCCGGCACCTGCTGGAGGAGGTGCTGGCGGCGAAGGGCGACATCGAGTGGGCGACGAGCGCGCTGGACCAGCTGACCCTGGCCGAGTTCCTGTCCTCCGGCGCGTACGACCGGCATGTGCGCGGCACGCGGCTGCGGTACCGGCGCCGCCGCGACCAGCTCGTGGCGGCGCTCGCCGAACGGGCGCCCGGCGTGCGGGTCACCGGCATCGCCGCCGGGCTGCACGCCGTGCTCACCCTCCCGCCCGGCACCGAGCGCGCCGTCCTGCGCGCCGCCGCGCTCCAGGGCCTCGCCCTCCAGGGCCTGGACGCCTTCCGCCACCCCGACACCCCGCCCGGCCGCGACGCCCTCGTGGTCGGCTACGCCACCCCCACCGACAGCGCCTGGCCCGGCGCCCTGGACGCCCTGTGCAGGGTCCTGCCCTGAGCGCGGGGCCCACCGGCCCGCCTCCGGCGGCGCGGCCGCGGCCTCCGGGTCCGTCCGCCGTCGCGCCGCCACCCCGGAACGCCGCCCTCCGCGCCCGCCCCTCCCTTCGGCCGGCCGGAAGGGCACGGCTAAGGTGTCCGGCGTTCGACGCGTTCGCTTGACAGGAACACGGGGGAGAGAGAAATGCGCAGGTTCCGTTCGAGTCATGTCGTCCTGGGGGGCATGGGGGCGCTCGCGCTCACCCTGACCTCCTGCGGGAGCTCCGAGCCCGACCGGCGGTGTGTCGACCGGGTCACCCGCGACGTCCTGCCCGACTACAGCTGCAGCGACAACCGGGGCAGCGGCGGCAGCGGCGGTGGCGGCGGTGGGTCGTACTACTACGGCGGGTCCACCCGCAGCGGCAAGGTCGAGGGCGGCAGCTTCGACAAGGCGGCCGTCCAGCGCGGCGGCTTCGGCTGCTCGGGCAGCGGCGGCGGCTGAGCCCGGAGCCGTACGCACCCATGGAACGCCACACCATCGAGCCCCGCCCCGACTGGCAGCGCATCGTCGAGGAGCAGGGCTGCGTCTACCCGCTCACCCGCCACCCCGACGGCACGCTGCGCCCCTACTGGGACGAGAGCGCCTACTACTCCTTCACCCTGCCTGAGGTCGAGGCGCTGGAGGAGACCGTAGAGGAACTGCACGGCATGTGCCTGGCCGCCGCCGCGCACATCGTGGAGCAGGAACGTTTCGCCGAGCTGGGCATCACCGACCCGCGGCTCGCCGCGCTGGTCGCCGAGTCCTGGCGGCGCCGTGCCGAACTGCCCTCCCTGTACGGGCGGTTCGACCTGCGCTACGACGGGACGGGCCCCGCCAAGCTGCTGGAGTACAACGCCGACACGCCCACCTCGCTCGTCGAGGCGGCCAGCCCCCAGTGGTTCTGGATGGAGGACCGCTTCCCCGGCGCGGACCAGTGGAACTCCCTCCACGAGCGGCTGGTCGACGCCTGGCGGCGGCAGGCCCGCCTCCTGCCGCCCGGCCCGCTGCACTTCGTCCACTCCGAGGGCGACGAGATCGGCGAGGACCTGATGACGGTCGCGTACCTGCGCGAGACCGCCGAGCAGGCCGGCATCGCCACCGACGCGCTGTCCGTCGAGCAGATCGGCTGGGACCGGCTGGCCGGCCGCTTCGTGGACGACCGGCTGCGCTTCATCCGCAGCTGCTTCAAGCTGTACCCGTGGGAGTGGCTGGTCACCGACCCGTTCGGCCCGCACGTCCTGGACACCCTCGACAACGGCGGCGGCACCGGCAGCACCTGCTGGATCGAGCCCGCCTGGAAGATGCTGCTGTCCAACAAGGCGCTCCTCGCCGTCCTGTGGGAGCTGTACCCCGGCCACCCCAACCTGCTGCCCGCCTACCTCGACGGCCCGCGCGAAACGGCCGCCGACGGCGGGTACGTCGCCAAGCCGCTGCTGGGCCGCGAGGGCGCCGGGGTCACCGTCCACGAGCCGGGCGCCGACCCCGTCGTACGGCCCGAGCCGTGCTGCTACCAGGGCCTCGCCCCGCTCCCCGACTTCGACGGCAACCGGGTCGTGCTCGGCGCCTGGGTCGTGGAGGGCGAGGCGGCCGGGCTCGGCATCCGCGAGTCGTCCGGCCTCGTCACGGACGGGTACGCGCGCTTCCTGCCGCACGTCATCCGGTGACCCCGCCGGGCCGGTGACCCCGCCGGCCCGGCGCGGCGCGGCCCGGCGCGGCACACAGCCCGGCCCGGCCCGGCGCGGCCCGGCCCGGCGCGGCACACAGCCCGGCGCGGTCCGGCGCGGCCCGGGAACCCGTACCGGATGCCCGGCGCCGCACGGCCCGGCCGGGCGGCGGACGCCCGCAGCGGCCCGCGCCCCCCGCTCAGCTCCCCGCCAGGACCTCCCGCAGCCGCTCCAGACCCCAGTCCAGATCCTCCTTGGACACCATCAGCGGCGGAGCCAGCCGGATCGTCGAGCCGTGGGTGTCCTTGACCAGCACGCCCCGCTCCATCAGCCGCTCCGACACCTGACGGCCCGTCCCCACGGCCGGGTCCAGGTCCACCCCCGCCCACAGTCCGCGCCCGCGCACCTCGCGCACGGCGCCCCCGCCCACCAGGAGGCCCAGCTCGCGGTGGAGGTGCTCGCCCAGCTCCGCGGCCCGCCGCTGGTACTCGCCGGTCCGCAGCATCGCCAGCACCTCCAGCGCCACCGCGCAGGCCAGCGGGTTCCCGCCGAACGTCGAACCGTGCTCGCCCGGCCGGTGCACCCCCAGCACGTCCGCCCCCGACACCACCGCCGACACCGGCACGACCCCGCCGCCCAGCGCCTTGCCGAGCACGTACACGTCCGGCACGACGCCC is a window encoding:
- a CDS encoding ABC transporter substrate-binding protein, which translates into the protein MPRAGAHPARPARPARARTGAGRAVRAATAVATALGVLALGGCGAAETGRSQQAGNGGNTVTLTVPSWVGAQANAAVAAYLLENELDYEVRTKQLGEVLAWDALSKGDVDAILEDWGHPKEEKRYVEEKKTVVSGGDLGVTGHIGWYVPKYFADAHPDVTDWKNLDRYAKDFATAESGGKGQILEGSPDYVTHDDAIIKNLGLDLKTTYAGSEAAQITAIRKYAEEKKPFLTYWWTPQWLNAQVDLVEVKLPAYEEGCDAVPEKVACGYPETPLRKYLNADFAKNGGEAAEFLKNFTWTTEQQNEVALMIADRKLSPEAAAEKWVKDNEATWKAWLPR
- a CDS encoding isocitrate lyase/PEP mutase family protein, which produces MFRALHHGRAPGDPLVLPGPWDAASARVLAEAGFPALATPSAGVAASLGYEDGRTPAGEMFAAVARIVRAVDVPVSADLEGGYGLPARELAARVLDIGVAGVNLEDGDADGLRDAGAHARWLAEFRAAVGGEVFLNARVDTYVRGAGDVAETVRRARLYAAAGADGVYPLKAPPEVLPVLRAEVDVPLNALAAPGGPAPAELGRLGASRVTYGPHLHRRATRALRDIAAALREDGTVTG
- a CDS encoding carboxymuconolactone decarboxylase family protein, whose amino-acid sequence is MTTTNTQQDQRDATPEDSHAGAAPATGGYAPEHPARLNLAELAPEVYRAMVRLDAAAHQGLDPVLVELVKIRSSQINNCAFCLDMHTRDALAAGEDVARIVQLSAWRESRHFYTEKELAALELAESVTLLTEGFVPDEVFERAAAHFDPAELAHLISAIIVINSWNRIAVTCRSVPGHYTPGQFKGHNA
- the pdxR gene encoding MocR-like pyridoxine biosynthesis transcription factor PdxR, coding for MTESRAISAAFGGVDLHLDIRGSGVRAGLMGALRDAVRTGRLAPGTRLPSSRTLAADLGVARNTVADAYAELVAEGWLTARQGSGTRVAPRAAAAPARRPASAAALPWQRARPRPGRPLHTLHPGTPDLASFPRSDWLKAARRALLNAPHEAFGYGDPRGRPELRAALAEYLARSRGVHAEPDRIVVCSGFAQALMLLATVLRGRRVREVAVESYGLDVHWGALTAAGLRTPALPLDGDGTRVEALTAGGGPRPGAVLITPAHQFPLGGALAPERRSALVDWARTSGGLVLEDDYDGEFRYDRQPVGALQSLDPERVAYLGTASKSLAPGLRLGWMVPPRHLLEEVLAAKGDIEWATSALDQLTLAEFLSSGAYDRHVRGTRLRYRRRRDQLVAALAERAPGVRVTGIAAGLHAVLTLPPGTERAVLRAAALQGLALQGLDAFRHPDTPPGRDALVVGYATPTDSAWPGALDALCRVLP
- a CDS encoding glutathionylspermidine synthase family protein; translation: MERHTIEPRPDWQRIVEEQGCVYPLTRHPDGTLRPYWDESAYYSFTLPEVEALEETVEELHGMCLAAAAHIVEQERFAELGITDPRLAALVAESWRRRAELPSLYGRFDLRYDGTGPAKLLEYNADTPTSLVEAASPQWFWMEDRFPGADQWNSLHERLVDAWRRQARLLPPGPLHFVHSEGDEIGEDLMTVAYLRETAEQAGIATDALSVEQIGWDRLAGRFVDDRLRFIRSCFKLYPWEWLVTDPFGPHVLDTLDNGGGTGSTCWIEPAWKMLLSNKALLAVLWELYPGHPNLLPAYLDGPRETAADGGYVAKPLLGREGAGVTVHEPGADPVVRPEPCCYQGLAPLPDFDGNRVVLGAWVVEGEAAGLGIRESSGLVTDGYARFLPHVIR